The Alosa sapidissima isolate fAloSap1 chromosome 17, fAloSap1.pri, whole genome shotgun sequence DNA segment tatgtgtggtgtgttatAATTCTAGGTGTCATATAGAGCTGTCAATCTTCCTCCATAATGCTCAAATTTTGCCTACTATTAATATTTACTATGCATGTCATTAGATTGTATAAACAGGCTTTTGCATTGCCAATGCCACTATAAGCGCGTGGTTGACTTGTATTGAACGATATTTACAGCTTGAGTGGTTTCAGTTTGTTTTGTgcagacgcgcgcacacactgaatgaacgctcataccacgaccACTTAACTGTacgcctctatgtttgatgacgtCAAATTAGCAAACATTTCTTGATTGGGGAAaagtttgctttcttttttttctatcgGCCCGTGATTCCATGAACCATTCTGCCCATCAGACAAGTGACAAAAGCACCGGACATAGAGGAGGGAGGTAAAAACGACTCATTCTTGCTTTAGCTGCGGTTTCTCGACCTCGGGCTGTTTAGCTACCCAGCTTGTCAGGGTGTAGTGTTATCAGACGTGCACTCAGGCTGCTCGCTGTCGAGTGATATTTCATTTGGGCCTTAGCCTACATATTCTACAGATTACGAGATCGTTAGCCTACATATTCTGCAGATGACGACATCGTTAGGCTACATATTCTACAGATTACGACATTGTTAGGCTATATATTCTACAGGTTACGACATTGTTAGGCTACTTGTTATTTCTGTTTTCTGATGGAGATCCAAAAACGTTCCACATCAGAAGTGGTGATCTCCGTGGTCCACACATCGCTTAAATTGTCAGAAGTGATGATCTCTGTGGAAGCATCGCGTTCTGACATTTTTAGATTGTGCAGACGTGACAGAAGCATTTTGTTTTCACACATTCGCTAAAGTTCGCCAACACATTAAAAAACCCACATTCAAATAGTTCTCAAATAGTCAATAATTTCTAAATTCAATTAGtactgatttttttaaaaatttgatTTATATTCGACTTCCAAAATTCGTTCCAACAGCCCTAGTGTCATACCGGAGTGTGTGTAACCTGCATGTCTGTACTCTactccatagtgtgtgtgtgtgtgtgtgtgtgtgtgtgtgtgtgtggtacctgcGTGCATGTCTGTATACTCTGCTCCATAGTGCCTCCACTGGAAGCCGTAGACTGGCCCCAGGTCGCCCTCCTCTCGGTGCTGGAACCCGCTGCGGTCCAGGAAGTCGCGAGAGCCGTTGGCGTCCCAGATCTTCACGCCTTTCTCCGACAGCTCCTTGGCGTTGGTGGAGCcctgggattgggattggggatTAAAGTTAGGGCCGCAAGGGAACTCTCAGGATTATACCCGTCTGACATGCCCTGTGCCCTCGCTCCTGTAATGACCCGCTGTGTGACAAATGGAACATTCCATGACTATTCCCTGACAAAAACCTGAATTTCCGTAACCTgtaatgaatggtacaatatactGACCAAAGATTGTGGCAGGGCAGCCACGTAGTGTTCAAGAATCTCTGACTTTCTTTCTTAAAGTGGAAGAATAAaaggcattgaataaacaaagttgggctaaccaaaaccactcaaacacacagtgaagctaataaccagatatacaccaattcggcgcagaaatatatttttattgatgtgtaaatattaataataaataatgtattcattttaaactgctacaacaaaatcccctgatattccatgacccgtggaaaccctgatttattttaatttattaccAGTATATcctatagacctctccagaataagtcccgcctcctaacttccgtatccatccaaccttcggtcgtcaaatgtctatgggaaataacatggcgttttgaaagatcgtacctgtcaaactctgtaggtgacaaagtagaaaaagctggtgggtagattggcctacacacttctgccatctagtttccactggattttttgattgtcggtgccgtttaagtagtactggatacggaagttacggaggcgggacttattctggagaggtctatgccCACTAAGACATAACCAACCCATCAACATGAGAACGAGGACATATCCTAGCCATAAGTGTGCTACATGAGAACTAGGACATATCCTAGCCATAAGTGTGCTACATGAGAAGATTGACTACccattagtcaagtcaagtcaagtttatttatatagcacatttcatacacagaggtcattcaatgtgctttacataaacaaaaccacacGATAATActgtaacaaataaaagcatagaagggcaatatagtcaaataatagttaaaaggtaaagatcataataaaaagaaaacataaaacacaaggtaaaatcatttaaaaataaagaataattagtaagcaaaaacaaaggcaaaagtagtaaaaaaagtaataaaagacaaagtagaataattatcgaggcagattcagaatttgtaactcggcacagttagcagaaagcgtctgagaacagtttggtcttaagtctagatttaaaactggctacagttggggcctttttaatgtcatccgaaagttggttccacagctgagccgcatagcagctaaaagctgcttcaccatgtttagttctaactgtaggttttactagcaggtttttcacctgggacctgagaggacgagaaggtgtgtactgctgaagcatgtctgacaagtatttaggtcctgctccatttactgatttataaacaagcaatagtgctttaaagtcaattctgtgacttactggaagccagtgcaaggacttaagaattggagtaatgtggtcagttcttttagtttttgttagagtcctagctgctgcattttgtatcacctgaagctgtttaatagtctttttaggaaggcctgtgaacagtccattgcagtaatcaaccctgctggagataaatgcatgaatgagtttttctaagtcatgttttgacatcagccctctgagtttgacaatatttttgaggtggtaaaaagctgatttagttatcgctttcatgtggctgttgaaatttagatcactatCAATTAATACGCTatggtttttaacagtatcctttgcatTAACAGCACATTGCCTACATGAGCACTAGGACATTGCCTACATGAGCGCTaggacatagcctacatgagCGCTAGGACATTGCCTACATGAGCGCTAGGACATTGCCTACATGAGCGCTAGGACATTGCCTACATGAGCGCTAGGACATTGCCTACATGAGCGCTAGGACATTGCCTACATGAGCGCTAGGACATTGCCTACATGAGCGCTAGGACATTGCCTACATGAGCACTAGGACATTGCCTTCCCACTGGCGTAGACCAtgaccaaagattgttaaggcggagcaagatacttcgtcgtagttcatgtctatgggcgcgaaatggggatcgaatcctgtctgcataaagaggcgtgtcgatgacgtattgacgagcgtaagttgcaaccggccaacagcagcggcagaaataaccggcgcacacctgatataaggttgattttctccagactggattgctcaaaaatgctaaaaatgtacctgaaatgttcagaagggtttgaggatcatgaaaatgtgcccgaaattcacattcctaactctatagaaccaagatcttagcatatgtggtgaaattctgagctataaCAATCTTTGCCATGACTCCCTGCTGCAGTGATGAGTAACATTAGGAAAGCTAGCTTAGCCTAGCACTGTCAGGTGATTTGGCTTTCACGTCATTCCGACTCCGCGCCTTAGCGCTGGTAGGTTCATATCACTTGATGTGACTTACTTTAATAAACCACACTTAATGTGACTTACTTTAATGAACCACAACAGCTCCTCCAGGATGGCCTTCCAGAACACACGCTTTGTCGTCAGCAAAGGAAACTGGTCTGCCCAATAGAAAGATGATAAATACAGATGTTTTGTAGCATATGCAATGTATATAAATTGAAGCTAAATCACATCGCACTTAACTCGCCCTTCAGAAACTGGAAAAGCACAGTCCGCCTTTGTTCACCAAATGTTTACCATTTATCAAGGGAATTGGCAAACGTCTTTACGGAGTAACAATAACTAAAGACTGAAACACTACTCACCCCGTAAACTGTATCTAGCTTGTAAACCGAACACTGAAATGACTCCGGTTCCAGTACGATCGCCTTTCCGAACCCCGTTCTGCAGAATGTACTCAATCTGGTTCAGATACCCGCGTTCATCACAAAACAAGGAGAAAGCCGCTTTCTCTGGGCATTTCTTCTCTTCGTCTTTCTGTTCGAACGGTTCCGTCTTCCCGGTGTCCGTAGTGGCAGGCATGTTGTTTAACGTTGCTGCAGTATCAAAACAATTTCGAAAAATCCCAGCGAGTGGAGAGGCACACTCACAACTCTTGAGATGTATCGCGCCAATAAGTATGCCGTTGTggtgaaacataacaaaactcccgcgttcttctt contains these protein-coding regions:
- the tyms gene encoding thymidylate synthase; its protein translation is MTTTIKFKEEEEERGSFVMFHHNGILIGAIHLKSCECASPLAGIFRNCFDTAATLNNMPATTDTGKTEPFEQKDEEKKCPEKAAFSLFCDERGYLNQIEYILQNGVRKGDRTGTGVISVFGLQARYSLRDQFPLLTTKRVFWKAILEELLWFIKGSTNAKELSEKGVKIWDANGSRDFLDRSGFQHREEGDLGPVYGFQWRHYGAEYTDMHADYTGKGVDQLQKVIDTIRANPEDRRIIMCAWNPKDLPLMALPPCHALCQFYVCEGELSCQLYQRSGDMGLGVPFNIASYALLTYMIAHITGLKPGDFVHTLGDAHIYSNHEEPLKEQLKREPRAFPKLQIHREVQTIDDFRAEDFEILDYNPHPTIKMQMAV